The following proteins are encoded in a genomic region of Opisthocomus hoazin isolate bOpiHoa1 unplaced genomic scaffold, bOpiHoa1.hap1 HAP1_SCAFFOLD_339, whole genome shotgun sequence:
- the LOC142359849 gene encoding heat shock factor protein 5-like, producing MEGLPLPASINPNNFPGKLWRLVNSPCYQSVRWDACGQGLLVDQALFEYELLNAGSGNAAVPGGSGELFKTKNFTSFIRQLNLYGFRKVVTDQVGSVARTGPVLGAGDSCSPTGPLHHFHSPYFCRDRPDLLVHMKRLTSANKAKLAAGLQVNSRPPSRFQQLLTMQLSGNPPLLPSMPGGAGQPGLQTVGQFQQPYGQDSFFAYSCVSTSSQNYVTLPTSLDSTPVASITWQGSPGLLPAPVASPAFPDEGAAFPGDQRSVEEITYTLQAVPPSLPPQQGSQTIATSVPTYNSYTSSVQYPQPYCPTEEKLNQIIPPGLFYSQGQEKGVSRLLDLTGDTCVPSDSSRSLEKSWWLFKLEKELQLIILGSNFRIYLAKYIFETVAELKAVGFVSSAKITIDLYFSIETLGAHQIILSHEEGEQAHSYPYLFTYWGSFERAMKGDLNAEKSFDSPS from the exons ATGGaggggctgccgctgcccgccTCCATCAATCCCAACAACTTCCCGGGCAAGCTGTGGCGCCTGGTGAACAGCCCGTGCTACCAGTCGGTGCGCTGGGACGCCTgcggccaggggctgctggtcGATCAGGCGCTTTTTGAGTACGAGCTGCTGAATGCGGGGTCCGGCAATGCCGCCGTGCCCGGGGGGTCCGGAGAGCTCTTCAAGACCAAAAACTTCACCAGCTTCATCAGGCAGCTCAACCTCTATGGCTTCCGCAAGGTGGTCACGGATCAGGTGGGCAGCGTGGCGAGGACCGGCCCGGTCCTGGGGGCTGGTGACAgctgcagccccacggggccCCTGCACCACTTCCACAGCCCCTACTTTTGCCGTGACCGCCCCGACCTCCTCGTCCATATGAAGCGGCTGACAAGTGCCAACAAGGCGAAGCTGGCGGCTGGCCTGCAGGTGAACAGCCGCCCGCCGAGCcgcttccagcagctgctgaccATGCAGCTGAGCGGGAACCCGCCGCTGCTGCCCTCTATGCCCGGCGGGGCCGGCCAGCCAG GACTGCAGACTGTAGGACAGTTTCAGCAACCTTATGGTCAAGACAGTTTCTTTGCTTACTCCTGCGTGTCGACCTCATCCCAGAACTATGTCACTTTACCAACAAGTTTAGATTCGACTCCAGTCGCTTCCATAACCTGGCAGGGTTCTCCTGGGTTGCTCCCAGCGCCTGTGGCTTCCCCAGCTTTTCCAGATGAAGGAGCTGCCTTTCCAGGAGACCAGAGGTCTGTAGAAGAGATCACGTACACGCTGCAGGCCGTTCCCCCTTCTCTGCCACCCCAGCAAGGGTCTCAAACCATTGCCACTTCCGTTCCAACGTACAACAGCTACACATCTTCAGTGCAGTACCCACAGCCCTACTGTCCAACAG AAGAGAAGCTGAACCAAATCATTCCCCCAGGCCTCTTCTATAGTCAAGGGCAGGAAAAGGGCGTCTCTAGG CTTTTAGACCTGAC AGGTGATACCTGTGTTCCTTCAGATTCCAGCAGATCTTTGGAGAAATCATGGTGGCTGTTCAAGCTTGAAAAAGAACTGCAGCTGATCATATTGG GTTCCAACTTCCGGATATATTTGGCAAAATACATCTTTGAAACTGTGGCTGAGCTCAA AGCTGTAGGCTTCGTGTCGTCAGCAAAGATTACGATTGATTTGTACTTCTCTATTGAAACCTTGGGAGCCCACCAAATTATATTGTCTCATGAGGAGGGAGAG